In Shinella sp. XGS7, a single genomic region encodes these proteins:
- a CDS encoding DUF935 domain-containing protein yields the protein MKSTILGPDGQPLDLGRLAEPQTERADRGGPNVGWLRREFDAHPARGLTPARLNAILQAAEQGDLIRQLELADDMEERDTQIYSELSKRKTAVAMLEWDIVPPEGASAAEKKWADQAREWMRAIPEFEESVILEMMDAVLKGFKPIEMWWELDQGTRQPRFAARPQRWLTLNENRDRFTLRDEASAYGVELQRYNWLLHIHRARSGYLSRMALCRVLAFPYLFKNYAHRDLAEFLEIYGLPLRLGSYPAGASDDEKRKLLQAVVQIGHNAAGIIPQGMKVEFQNAAQGTHQPFQVMMDAMDAAQSKAILGQTLTSGEGQHGTQALGNVHNEVRLDILKSDATRVAASLTAQVVHPLVMFNIPGADPRRLPRLQIDVPEPEDLNLYAEALPKLAGAGMRIGVESLHRRLRIPMARDGEEILRGPAAAPGAETVPPAPAPKPAKTAALAGQLPASGEPRDALDDLVDDAVGAWRPALAPMVEPLLAELQKGVEQGETLGAFAARLPQLIERMDGRPLGETLARAAFAANLAGQADLDITGEA from the coding sequence ATGAAATCCACCATCCTCGGCCCCGATGGTCAGCCCCTGGACCTGGGCCGCCTGGCCGAGCCCCAGACCGAACGCGCCGACCGCGGCGGTCCCAACGTCGGCTGGCTGCGCCGCGAGTTCGACGCCCACCCCGCCCGCGGCCTGACGCCCGCCCGCCTGAACGCCATCCTGCAGGCCGCCGAGCAAGGCGACCTGATCCGCCAGCTGGAGCTGGCCGACGACATGGAGGAGCGCGACACCCAGATCTACAGCGAGCTGTCCAAGCGCAAGACTGCCGTGGCCATGCTGGAATGGGACATCGTCCCGCCCGAGGGGGCCAGTGCGGCCGAGAAGAAGTGGGCCGACCAGGCACGCGAGTGGATGCGCGCCATCCCCGAGTTCGAAGAGTCCGTGATCCTGGAAATGATGGACGCGGTGCTGAAGGGCTTCAAACCGATTGAGATGTGGTGGGAGCTGGACCAGGGCACCCGTCAGCCCCGCTTCGCCGCACGGCCGCAGCGCTGGCTCACCCTGAACGAGAACCGCGACCGGTTCACCTTGCGCGATGAAGCCTCGGCCTACGGGGTCGAGCTGCAGCGCTACAACTGGCTCCTGCACATCCACCGGGCACGCAGCGGCTACCTCTCCCGCATGGCCCTGTGCCGGGTGCTGGCCTTCCCCTACCTGTTCAAGAACTACGCCCACCGCGACCTGGCCGAGTTCCTGGAGATCTACGGTCTGCCGCTGCGCCTGGGCTCCTACCCGGCCGGGGCCAGCGACGACGAGAAGCGCAAGCTGCTGCAGGCCGTGGTCCAGATCGGCCACAACGCGGCCGGCATCATCCCGCAGGGCATGAAGGTGGAGTTCCAGAACGCCGCTCAGGGCACCCATCAGCCCTTCCAGGTGATGATGGATGCGATGGATGCCGCCCAGAGCAAGGCCATCCTGGGCCAGACGCTCACCAGCGGCGAGGGCCAGCACGGCACCCAGGCGCTGGGCAATGTGCATAACGAGGTGCGGCTGGACATTCTCAAGAGCGATGCCACCCGGGTCGCCGCCAGCCTGACAGCCCAGGTGGTCCATCCCCTGGTGATGTTCAACATTCCGGGGGCTGACCCGCGCCGCCTGCCGCGCCTGCAGATCGATGTGCCGGAGCCGGAGGACCTGAATCTCTACGCGGAGGCCCTGCCCAAGCTGGCCGGCGCCGGCATGCGCATCGGGGTGGAGAGCCTGCACCGCCGCCTGCGCATCCCCATGGCCCGGGACGGCGAGGAGATCCTGCGCGGCCCGGCTGCGGCCCCCGGCGCTGAGACCGTGCCCCCGGCGCCGGCTCCCAAGCCCGCGAAGACGGCGGCACTGGCCGGCCAGCTGCCCGCCAGTGGCGAACCCCGTGATGCGCTGGATGACCTGGTCGACGACGCGGTGGGGGCGTGGCGTCCCGCGCTGGCCCCGATGGTGGAGCCGCTGCTGGCCGAGCTGCAAAAAGGCGTTGAGCAGGGCGAAACCCTGGGCGCCTTCGCCGCGCGCCTGCCGCAGCTGATCGAGCGCATGGACGGCCGCCCCCTGGGCGAGACGCTGGCCCGCGCGGCCTTCGCGGCCAACCTGGCGGGCCAGGCCGATCTCGACATCACCGGCGAGGCCTGA
- a CDS encoding gp436 family protein yields MYATPQDMIDRLGTPRLVQLTDIQEPMTGAIGAVVLDRALADATAEIDGYLVGRLALPLATPPAILKVHCCTIAHYRLLGSTAGEGDRKAYEQVLAYLAKVAKGEIVLMPPAEAPALQGLGPVMFDAGTKVMGREDL; encoded by the coding sequence GTGTACGCAACCCCGCAGGACATGATCGACCGCCTCGGCACCCCGAGGCTGGTGCAGCTCACCGACATCCAGGAGCCGATGACCGGCGCCATTGGTGCGGTGGTGCTGGATCGCGCGCTGGCAGATGCGACGGCCGAGATCGACGGCTACCTGGTCGGGCGCCTGGCGCTGCCGCTGGCCACCCCGCCCGCCATCCTCAAGGTGCATTGCTGCACCATCGCCCACTACCGGCTGCTGGGCTCGACCGCCGGGGAAGGCGACCGCAAGGCCTATGAGCAGGTCCTGGCCTACCTGGCGAAGGTCGCCAAGGGCGAGATCGTGCTGATGCCTCCGGCCGAGGCGCCGGCCCTGCAGGGCCTGGGCCCGGTGATGTTCGACGCCGGCACCAAGGTCATGGGCCGCGAGGACCTATGA
- a CDS encoding phage protease, which translates to MRSFTAVLAATLALSAADKGRVQLLPAGEFKARDGRPGVGKSWKLSDAQGEKIAAAMNAIIAQTPIVIDYEHHTLTAQQGGHKALAAGWIKHVAWLSGQGLYGDQVKWTDTAAAHIDAEEYLYISPVMTYDDDGNVTGVALAALVNYPGLLGMSPALTAALSGLNPHSPTQEHEVTLLAALIAGLGLKADATEQQVITHVAALQAQVKAPSVPKEIATALQLTEGADMTVALSAVQSLVGSKSTADATIAALQGQIAALQNTRAGDEVTSLVDKALVDGKLLPAMKDWALDLGKTNVAALKAYIDKAVPVVPGAAQTQGKGDPTEKTAVLSAEAKGVFAAFGISAEDAIKFQAGKA; encoded by the coding sequence ATGCGCTCCTTCACCGCCGTCCTCGCTGCCACGCTCGCACTGTCCGCCGCCGACAAGGGCCGCGTGCAGCTGCTGCCTGCGGGTGAATTCAAGGCGCGCGATGGGCGGCCCGGCGTGGGCAAGAGCTGGAAGCTCAGCGACGCCCAGGGCGAGAAGATCGCCGCGGCAATGAACGCCATCATTGCTCAGACGCCCATCGTCATCGACTACGAGCACCACACGCTCACCGCCCAGCAGGGCGGGCACAAAGCCCTTGCCGCTGGCTGGATCAAGCATGTCGCCTGGCTGTCCGGCCAGGGCCTGTACGGCGACCAGGTCAAGTGGACCGACACCGCCGCGGCGCACATCGATGCGGAGGAATACCTCTACATCAGCCCGGTCATGACCTATGACGACGACGGCAATGTGACCGGCGTCGCCCTGGCCGCCCTCGTGAACTATCCCGGCCTGCTCGGCATGAGCCCCGCGCTCACCGCCGCGCTGTCCGGCCTCAATCCCCACTCACCCACTCAGGAGCACGAAGTGACCCTTCTCGCCGCCCTCATTGCCGGTCTTGGCCTCAAGGCTGATGCCACCGAGCAGCAAGTCATCACCCATGTCGCCGCGCTGCAGGCCCAGGTCAAGGCGCCCAGCGTGCCCAAAGAGATCGCCACCGCGCTGCAGCTGACCGAAGGCGCCGACATGACGGTGGCCCTGAGCGCCGTCCAGTCCCTGGTCGGCAGCAAGTCCACGGCCGACGCCACCATCGCCGCCCTGCAGGGCCAGATCGCCGCGCTGCAAAACACCCGTGCGGGCGACGAGGTCACCAGCCTGGTCGACAAGGCCCTGGTCGACGGCAAGCTGCTGCCCGCCATGAAGGACTGGGCGCTGGACCTCGGCAAGACCAATGTGGCCGCGCTCAAGGCCTACATCGACAAGGCGGTGCCTGTGGTGCCCGGCGCCGCCCAGACCCAGGGCAAGGGCGACCCGACCGAGAAGACGGCCGTCCTGAGCGCCGAGGCCAAGGGCGTGTTCGCTGCGTTCGGCATCTCGGCCGAGGACGCGATCAAGTTCCAGGCCGGCAAGGCCTGA
- a CDS encoding tape measure protein yields MSTIEAKLRLQAQFGDVTRALAQLRKDVMSTASEASKPPPGGVPFRPMREGIASVSQQLAEVRNQFMAFIGLQAGIQGIAGIARQADEYTSLNARLRLVTDSQAEFNQAQERTRALAQQYQAPLADTVTLYARLQRALKPLGGDARATTVAVEALLASMRINGSSVAESSSAILQFSQALSAGALRGEEFNSIAEAAPPLLDALARGLGKPRSELKSLAEQGRLTTSVVVQALQRELPQLVQQAASIPNTIGGSVQRLRDQFAQLVGASAESSSGIKVVVGLINSLADNLGTVLGVLAAVAAAWGALRLAKGAVELVAIAKGAADAARGLGLIAMAGRGLLGILGGPIGIVALVAQLVIGFAALRSAREGKRSASALIEERDALKAEIEQLTAELKVARAASPQALLNLQEQKARLARLNARIAEQERKAWEDARNADKDSSAGGSASLKDPSAIKDFEDQYKTRERIAKEFADKRADYVRAKDREIEEAASAGNNALQDKLLAEKRAVLAEQAKAEEDALRKWAADETVTRMAVYREHFDRVAALTTDAAQRELAINQSLFDQRLRSAQDYFAERERLENLESEQSIAKLEQELAAKQKVLDANLKALAKAHTANDREAATETVQANRTDVEQTRAQLEQVRRDQADKARQRQLDSQAIGRELRDQAADMDEQTKALRDQLSLAELRLSVERQYRAHREREYAETGDTKNTDALIAAQLRVAELQRLQRQYEVFYDAVRQQESQIDQMVDQGRMTTEEAERKKFEARDRALPQLRAILAAMSALATTDAERNYIAKVRQEIDALADRTTALGETVRKSIGTGFGQMFTDVAMGSKRAGEAFRDFLSNVARSALNLIGQRLGEQLAASLLPSGGGGGNWFSSAATFLSSFFHQGGVVGQGGGRMVAPLAAFVAAPRYHSGGIAGLRPNEVPAVLEQGEEVLTADNPRHRKNFRGGSGNVLVDVTVQMGGGGDASYSEAAGARLGDVIVAAIDRWADAESREGGRLARRG; encoded by the coding sequence ATGAGCACCATCGAAGCAAAGCTCCGGCTACAAGCCCAGTTCGGCGACGTCACCCGCGCGCTGGCCCAGCTGCGCAAGGACGTGATGAGCACCGCCTCTGAGGCCAGCAAGCCGCCGCCCGGCGGTGTGCCCTTCCGGCCCATGCGCGAGGGCATCGCCTCGGTCTCGCAGCAGCTCGCCGAGGTGCGCAACCAGTTCATGGCCTTCATCGGCCTGCAGGCGGGCATCCAGGGCATTGCAGGCATCGCCCGCCAGGCGGACGAGTACACCAGCCTGAACGCGCGCCTGCGCCTGGTCACCGACAGCCAGGCCGAGTTCAACCAGGCGCAGGAGCGCACCCGCGCCCTGGCCCAGCAGTACCAGGCGCCGCTTGCCGATACGGTCACCCTGTACGCCCGCCTGCAGCGCGCGCTCAAGCCGCTGGGGGGCGACGCTCGGGCCACCACCGTGGCCGTCGAGGCGCTGCTGGCCTCCATGCGCATCAACGGCTCCTCGGTGGCCGAGAGCAGCTCAGCCATCCTGCAGTTCAGCCAGGCGCTCTCCGCAGGCGCACTGCGCGGGGAGGAGTTCAACAGCATTGCGGAAGCCGCGCCGCCCTTGCTGGACGCCCTGGCCAGGGGCCTGGGAAAGCCGCGCAGCGAGCTGAAGTCTCTGGCTGAGCAGGGCCGACTCACCACCAGCGTGGTGGTGCAGGCACTGCAGCGCGAGCTGCCCCAGCTGGTGCAGCAGGCAGCATCCATCCCCAACACCATCGGCGGCTCGGTGCAGCGCTTGCGCGATCAGTTCGCCCAGCTTGTCGGCGCTTCCGCGGAGAGCAGCTCCGGCATCAAGGTGGTGGTCGGTCTGATCAACAGCCTGGCTGACAACCTCGGGACGGTCCTGGGCGTGCTGGCCGCCGTGGCAGCGGCATGGGGGGCGCTGCGTCTGGCCAAGGGCGCCGTGGAGCTGGTCGCCATAGCGAAGGGTGCTGCTGACGCAGCGCGCGGACTCGGCCTGATCGCCATGGCGGGGCGTGGCTTACTAGGGATTCTGGGCGGACCTATTGGAATAGTCGCGCTGGTGGCGCAGTTGGTCATCGGTTTCGCTGCTTTGCGATCTGCCCGAGAGGGTAAGCGTTCCGCGAGCGCACTGATCGAGGAGAGGGACGCACTCAAGGCCGAGATTGAGCAATTGACGGCCGAACTGAAAGTAGCGAGGGCTGCATCGCCTCAGGCCCTTCTCAACCTGCAAGAGCAGAAAGCCAGGCTAGCGCGCTTGAACGCCCGAATTGCAGAGCAGGAGCGAAAAGCTTGGGAGGATGCACGAAACGCTGACAAAGACTCGAGCGCAGGAGGATCGGCCTCTCTAAAAGATCCGTCTGCCATAAAGGACTTCGAGGATCAGTACAAGACTCGGGAGCGTATTGCCAAGGAGTTCGCCGACAAGCGCGCCGACTACGTTCGCGCCAAGGACCGAGAGATCGAGGAGGCCGCATCGGCCGGAAACAATGCTCTGCAGGACAAGCTACTGGCTGAAAAGCGAGCTGTGCTGGCCGAGCAGGCCAAGGCCGAGGAGGATGCACTCCGCAAATGGGCTGCGGACGAGACCGTCACTCGGATGGCGGTCTATCGTGAGCACTTCGACCGGGTGGCGGCGCTGACCACAGACGCCGCGCAACGCGAACTCGCCATCAACCAGTCGCTGTTCGACCAGCGGCTTCGCTCCGCGCAAGACTATTTCGCTGAGCGGGAGCGCCTGGAGAACCTGGAATCCGAGCAGTCCATCGCCAAGCTGGAGCAGGAGCTGGCCGCCAAGCAGAAGGTGCTGGATGCGAATCTGAAGGCGCTGGCCAAAGCCCATACCGCCAATGACCGTGAGGCAGCGACTGAGACGGTCCAGGCCAATCGGACTGACGTGGAGCAAACCCGCGCTCAGCTCGAGCAAGTACGCCGTGACCAGGCGGACAAGGCTCGGCAACGCCAGCTCGACAGCCAGGCCATCGGGCGAGAGCTCCGAGACCAGGCTGCGGACATGGACGAGCAAACCAAGGCACTGCGGGACCAGCTCTCGCTGGCCGAGCTGCGTTTGTCCGTCGAGCGTCAGTACCGTGCCCACCGGGAGCGCGAGTATGCAGAGACCGGCGACACGAAGAACACCGATGCGCTGATCGCCGCCCAACTGCGCGTGGCCGAGCTGCAGCGCCTGCAGCGCCAGTACGAGGTTTTCTACGACGCGGTGCGCCAGCAGGAGAGCCAGATCGACCAGATGGTGGATCAGGGGCGGATGACCACCGAGGAGGCGGAGCGCAAGAAGTTTGAAGCCCGCGACCGTGCGCTGCCGCAGCTGCGCGCAATCCTGGCGGCGATGTCCGCACTAGCGACTACGGATGCTGAGCGGAACTACATCGCCAAGGTGCGGCAGGAGATCGACGCCCTAGCCGACCGCACGACTGCTCTTGGTGAGACTGTCCGAAAGAGTATCGGCACGGGCTTCGGGCAGATGTTCACGGACGTGGCCATGGGCAGCAAGCGGGCCGGGGAAGCCTTCCGAGACTTCTTGAGCAACGTGGCCCGCAGCGCGCTCAACCTGATCGGCCAGCGCCTGGGCGAGCAGCTGGCGGCCTCGCTGCTGCCTTCTGGCGGCGGTGGTGGCAACTGGTTCTCCAGTGCGGCCACCTTCCTCTCCAGCTTCTTTCATCAGGGCGGCGTGGTGGGCCAGGGCGGCGGTCGGATGGTGGCGCCCCTGGCCGCCTTTGTGGCTGCGCCCCGCTACCACTCGGGCGGCATTGCCGGCCTGCGGCCCAATGAAGTGCCGGCCGTGCTGGAACAGGGCGAGGAGGTGCTCACAGCCGACAACCCGCGTCACCGCAAGAACTTCCGTGGCGGCTCCGGCAATGTTCTGGTCGACGTGACCGTGCAGATGGGCGGCGGTGGTGACGCCAGCTACAGCGAGGCGGCGGGTGCTCGCCTGGGGGATGTGATCGTGGCGGCCATTGACCGCTGGGCCGACGCCGAAAGCCGCGAGGGCGGCCGTCTTGCAAGGAGGGGCTGA
- a CDS encoding HI1506-related protein, translated as MATAKSTKTVPGLRVRSCSPQGVFRRAGFAFPREGIELPLSNLSKDQIKAIREEPMLLVEAIEIKAEPGEQEPAET; from the coding sequence ATGGCCACCGCCAAATCCACCAAGACCGTACCGGGCCTGCGCGTGCGCAGCTGCTCGCCCCAAGGCGTGTTCCGCCGCGCCGGCTTCGCCTTCCCGCGCGAAGGCATCGAACTTCCGCTGTCCAACCTCAGCAAGGACCAGATCAAGGCCATCAGGGAGGAGCCCATGCTCCTGGTGGAAGCGATCGAAATCAAGGCCGAGCCCGGCGAGCAGGAGCCCGCCGAAACCTGA
- a CDS encoding Mu-like prophage major head subunit gpT family protein — MIVNEQSLASLSQAVNMKFLAGLARAVTPMDTIAMEIPSQTAENVYPYLMELGQIREWLGDREIQNIAKGDFRIANKDFEETHGVPRNAIEDDSYGVYGPIFEQVGRNVKAFPSDQAYALLKAGGTTLGPDGQYFFDTDHPVGDGIVSNDLGGAGEAWYLVDNSKVFKPVIYQPRKSFDLVKLFNLSDPNVFYQKQYVFGVDGRAGFGFSPFWQLAFRSRQTLDSVNLRAALTAMSAQKGPNGKPLKIDATHLIVSPNLFEAANDLVNKQLTNGGESNTLYQRLTVQKTPELL, encoded by the coding sequence ATGATCGTCAACGAACAGTCCCTTGCCAGCCTCTCCCAGGCCGTCAACATGAAGTTCCTGGCCGGCCTGGCCCGCGCCGTCACCCCCATGGACACCATCGCCATGGAGATCCCCAGCCAGACCGCTGAGAACGTCTACCCCTACCTGATGGAGCTGGGGCAGATCCGCGAGTGGCTGGGCGACCGTGAGATCCAGAACATCGCCAAGGGCGACTTCCGTATCGCCAACAAGGACTTCGAAGAAACCCACGGCGTCCCGCGCAACGCTATCGAGGACGACTCCTACGGCGTCTACGGCCCCATCTTCGAGCAGGTCGGCCGCAACGTGAAGGCGTTCCCCTCGGACCAGGCATACGCGCTGCTGAAGGCGGGCGGTACCACGCTGGGGCCGGACGGCCAGTACTTCTTCGACACCGATCACCCTGTGGGCGATGGCATCGTCTCCAACGATCTGGGCGGTGCCGGCGAGGCCTGGTATCTGGTGGACAACTCCAAGGTGTTCAAGCCCGTCATCTACCAGCCCCGCAAGTCCTTCGACCTGGTCAAGCTGTTCAACCTGAGCGACCCCAACGTCTTCTACCAGAAGCAGTACGTGTTCGGCGTGGATGGCCGGGCCGGCTTCGGCTTCAGCCCCTTCTGGCAGCTTGCCTTCCGCTCGCGCCAGACCCTGGACTCGGTCAATCTGCGCGCTGCCCTGACGGCCATGTCGGCCCAGAAGGGTCCGAACGGCAAGCCCCTGAAGATCGACGCGACCCACCTGATCGTCAGCCCCAACCTCTTCGAGGCCGCGAACGACCTGGTGAACAAGCAGCTGACCAACGGCGGTGAATCCAACACGCTGTACCAGCGCCTGACGGTCCAGAAGACCCCCGAGCTGCTGTAA
- a CDS encoding phage minor head protein: MPTPIPSTLRLGVVEPTEAIAAFQRRELLQPSFAWQDVWQEEHSRMFAVAGVMRLDVLQIFKDELDAAIREGRDLRAFQKDIVPRLTAKGFWGDVEIQDPATGERRVTRFDERRLSLIYGVNVRQSFAAGRWEEIERSKARLPFLMYRTMRDEQVRASHRPWDGVVLPVGHSWWLTHFAPCGWKCRCTVFALSQKDIDRRQAAGEKLTFEAPPVDLVTYVNPRSGEVSAVPRGVDPGFGYIPGRARDAELNDSMLRKALAAAPLSGAVAVAQAQADHPALVTGSTARLGAFVQRIASGKLKASGEQRMLGALAPATVRALESSQVQLGTAVVALRDTDLAAALATSGDAAALAAQYKALPEMMARTRAVLQDLQDNSRIVYLVENALAPLSYGMTPVPGMLAIQVQLATGQAAQLGPIPANRVVGIEPAGQRYGAARYRVLWGQR, from the coding sequence ATGCCGACGCCCATCCCCTCGACGCTGCGCCTGGGCGTGGTGGAGCCCACTGAGGCCATCGCCGCCTTCCAGCGCCGCGAGCTGCTGCAGCCGTCCTTCGCCTGGCAGGACGTCTGGCAGGAGGAACACAGCCGCATGTTCGCCGTGGCCGGTGTCATGCGCCTGGACGTGCTGCAGATCTTCAAGGACGAGCTGGACGCGGCGATCCGCGAGGGGCGCGACCTGCGGGCTTTTCAGAAAGACATCGTGCCCCGCCTGACCGCCAAGGGCTTCTGGGGCGATGTGGAGATCCAGGACCCGGCCACCGGGGAGCGCCGGGTCACCCGCTTCGACGAGCGGCGCCTGAGCCTGATCTACGGCGTGAACGTCCGCCAGAGCTTCGCCGCCGGTCGCTGGGAGGAGATCGAGCGCAGCAAGGCGCGTCTGCCCTTCCTGATGTACCGCACCATGCGCGACGAGCAGGTGCGGGCCAGCCACCGCCCCTGGGACGGTGTCGTGCTGCCCGTGGGCCACTCCTGGTGGCTCACCCACTTCGCCCCCTGCGGCTGGAAATGCCGCTGCACCGTCTTCGCGCTCAGCCAGAAGGACATCGACCGCCGCCAGGCGGCCGGTGAGAAGCTCACCTTCGAGGCGCCGCCGGTCGACCTGGTCACCTATGTGAACCCGCGCAGCGGCGAGGTCAGCGCGGTGCCGCGTGGCGTTGATCCTGGTTTTGGCTACATCCCCGGCCGGGCCCGGGACGCCGAGCTGAACGACAGCATGCTGCGCAAGGCCCTCGCGGCGGCGCCGCTGTCTGGTGCGGTGGCCGTGGCCCAGGCCCAGGCCGACCACCCGGCCCTGGTCACCGGCTCCACGGCCCGCCTCGGCGCCTTCGTGCAGCGCATCGCCAGCGGCAAGCTCAAGGCCAGTGGCGAGCAGCGCATGCTGGGCGCCCTGGCGCCCGCCACGGTGCGCGCCCTGGAGTCCTCGCAGGTCCAGCTCGGCACGGCCGTGGTGGCGCTGCGCGACACCGACCTGGCCGCCGCCCTGGCCACCAGCGGCGACGCTGCCGCCCTGGCCGCCCAGTACAAGGCCCTCCCCGAAATGATGGCCCGCACGCGTGCTGTGCTTCAGGACCTGCAGGACAACAGTCGCATCGTTTATCTGGTGGAGAACGCGCTCGCGCCGCTTTCCTACGGCATGACACCTGTCCCGGGGATGCTCGCCATCCAGGTGCAACTGGCGACGGGCCAGGCGGCACAGCTGGGGCCGATCCCGGCCAATCGCGTGGTGGGCATTGAGCCGGCCGGCCAGCGCTACGGTGCCGCCCGGTACCGCGTGCTGTGGGGGCAGCGTTGA
- a CDS encoding phage virion morphogenesis protein — translation MSDRFIIELDAEGELQARLGAAIRGMTRPSELMDAIGARMVANVQLRFDTKRAPDGTAWLPAAASTLAQLKKKNGGQVPGSLLERTRRMRDSLSRAAGDASVEWGFGVPYAMPHETGSRRGLPRRQLLTDDPIAGTLAAQDRQDILGEVNDFLQGLLK, via the coding sequence TTGAGCGACCGCTTCATCATCGAGCTGGACGCCGAGGGCGAGCTGCAGGCCCGCCTCGGGGCGGCCATACGCGGCATGACTCGCCCCAGCGAGCTGATGGACGCCATCGGCGCCCGCATGGTGGCGAATGTTCAGCTGCGCTTCGACACCAAGCGCGCGCCTGACGGTACGGCCTGGCTCCCCGCCGCCGCCTCGACCCTGGCCCAGCTCAAGAAGAAGAACGGCGGCCAAGTGCCGGGCTCGCTCCTCGAGCGCACGCGCCGCATGCGCGACAGCCTGAGCCGCGCGGCCGGCGACGCCTCGGTCGAATGGGGTTTTGGCGTGCCCTACGCCATGCCGCATGAGACGGGGTCGCGGCGAGGCCTGCCGCGGCGCCAGCTGCTCACCGACGATCCCATCGCCGGCACCCTGGCCGCGCAAGACCGCCAGGACATCCTCGGCGAGGTCAACGACTTCCTGCAGGGTCTGCTGAAGTAA